CTCttcattccgttttacatggctaCTGGCGAAGTACACTTCTCTCCGTATCTCATATCTATATACACTGTTATTACATGGCGCATAGAGCGAAATGAGCTTCGCTCTAAACTTATATTTGCATATCTTTTGAAATGGGGCCTGGGGGAAGGGAGCTTCCCTCCATACGTTAACTAGACATTCCGTTAACGACGTTTTGGGTAAACCCGGATAGAAATCCGGGTTCCGGATACTCTCTCCCTCCCTTAAACCCaactttgatttattattaaaataatgctCCTGCAATTTTATTGGTCCGCAACACGTGAACACTGAAATCGGGGGCAGAAGATCCGGGTTAAAGACTTTCTCCAACTCATAAATTCATTCACAAActcaaaatgtattaaatatcaCATCAAAATAGTAATTCATCTTTAATccaaaaactcattctcaaaccaaaataaatattcttaaaatattcttattctatactaattttttaactttataaatattatctaCATATTTAtcaagtttatatatttaactcaaattttttctctttcatttaataaaattaattatatattaataattcataagtagcaaaatattataaaattaaaatataaaatttataaaatataagttataaaatataagttaaaatataaaataaattataaaatataaaataaattagattaaatttcaagataataaatttaataatttaattatatatttaaaaacaatttatttttttatcttaaaagtaaaaaatatatataagttgaaggattaatttaaatttaaaaaaattaaaagttttaaaaaaatataaatataacgtAAGGGCTATTTTTTTAGAATGGTCAAAATGCAGTATCTACCGTCTATGCGTTTGGTTGGAAGAGAGGCATGACATAAACCCATTTTGGGTTTTTTCTTACAGTACGGTTGGAGCTAATAAGGCACGAAAAACTCATTATGCGTGTCCGTTGGAGATGTGTCCGTTGGAGATGTGTCCGTTGGAGATGTTcgaagtaatatttttttttaaatgatgaatAGAAAGAGCAACGCTAGGAAACGACTAACTATGGAGTAATTGCCACACGCCTCTCTCTATTATTACtctattttctaaatttattttttataattacaaaattcatTATCTgaattcatttaatttgataactactatatttttttactgtacttttttttttgtaaaatagtataaactcataaaatcttaaatttaaaatcgtacaaggttaattagtttaataatttatcaaaccCAAAACCGTTAATCTTtctttaaaatcgtaaaatttgaataattaaatgaatattttacaataaaatcgGTCTAAATTCAAgtggaaatttgacgaaatgacttTAATATTCACTTATTTGTAGACTTTTCACACGGCAttcggttgcgtctcgcaacagagacattttcgtccaaaaaaaataaaagtgtcacCAGCGCATATATTTTATGCGCCGGccaaaaaatcaaataagctGATCTTTAgagttatttcatcaaatttcccaaattCAAGACCCAAATAATTGTTTAACAAATAAATCGTACacaactaactaatttataataaataaaataactcaaataaaaatagtaaagaTCTCAATTATTCTCACTAAAATTGGACAAGGTGCCTCAATAAAAATGTAGTAATTCGGTGAGAGATagttcaaaagaaaaaatttatttccaaaaattagataattaattataacaattcaTTCTTATTATTTGCTAATTTTACATATGCAGCAAATAGTGTTTCCATGTTCCTTTGTGAGAATATCTAGTCAATACTCAGTTTAAAATGTTTCAGATTAAAGAGAATATGAACAAGTGTACCAATATGATGTGAAACATAGATTAGTGGGTTCGACCGAAATGATTCATTCAAGCTCAAATAGGAGAGTCTAAACAATGTGaaagaatcatcttcttcaatcttATTGCATGAGATAGAGAGTTTCAAAGTGCTGAATCCAAAAGACGGGAGGATTTTGAAACAGGATTCTTCTTTAGAGAGTAATTTATctggattttgaaaattatatatctgGATGACATTGAAGCCATGCAGCAGGAAGTAGGAGAAGCAGCTGATTCCATATCAATGGAATAATAAAGAAGAAGTTGAGTTGAACACCAAAGATGAATATGCAATGTATTACAGAGGATCATTATGGGATTTACCCACCAAAGTGAGAAATAATAATCCTAATTGCAAGCACATACATCCCAAGCTGCCTGATTATGATCAATTGGAAGCGCAATTCACGGGAATATACATATCTAATCTTACTATTAGCTAATAAtgtcaaaaaattatgaaaaacaacAATTTGTACCATATTAAAATGTATTCTTCTTccatttttcaatatataaaagatttcaaAGTTCATAAGCAGGGAATCTGGCTTTGTTTGGTTCAGCCATGTCCAAGAAAAGATAAGCCATTCCTGCTAAGCCTTCAAAGAGTGAGTATGGGTTATCACCTCTATGCATTTTCCCTTTTGAGATAAGGGTGTGAGCTCTTTCGAGGAGAAAGGAAGCAAACGCCTTGGCTTTGTACAAATACTCTCTTTTGCCTGTCAAACGATGAAGAGAAAGGAAAACGTACGTGTTTCCGCTGATTCCATGACAAATGCCAACCCGATTGAGAAGCCCGCGATTCCAGATTACTTCTGCAGTGTCGATTGCAGCTTCCATGAACTCTCTATCTCCAAAAACCTGAAAATATAGTAGATGGGAAGTCACAAAATAGTATAAACTTCTTTACAATTACAGTAAACATGCAGAAATCCTGCATCCTATGGTCGTATTCTTTTGTTGATATctctaaaattataatacaaGTGAACTGTTTTCTTAGAATTTAGTATACTTAAATTCTTATCTATAAACTATCTATTTATGATTAGTCACTTACTTAACATGTGGAACTAAAAAAAGTATTGGTAAGACCTTTTCtcataaattattgatattaattctctctaaatataaacaatatactGGTTTTGGTTTAGTGATTAGCAGACACTCTTGCCTTATAGCCTACCTACACCATAGGGATATAATTTTCATATGTATTGGGGATAATGTCTTAACAAATTGATAATAGCTTGTTTTTACCCCCATATGAACCTACAATACGTGAAATAATTGACGTACAAGGTTGGGTTACCATCATTCTCAATCAATTTCTCTAGTAGACATTAATCCCACCCCCCTCGATGTACTCCTCACTAGCCTCAAGCATAGTGAAATTCAATGAATTAAGATTGTTACAAAAAGAAACACTCTAAAAACATTCAGTTTCAAACTACACTTTTACCTCAGCAGCCTTGACCATTGTGATGGCAACGCCAGGAGCCCCATGGCACCAATGCACAAGAGCATCGTTGTTATTTTCCTCGCTAGAAGGGTAGTTTCCACTCGGGAAACGATGTCGGATCATATACATTAATGTTCGTTTAACATCATCAGCTTGATCTGGTTTAAGTTTTGCATGCATCAGGACATGCATTATACCAGCTAATCCATGGGCAGCACCCCAATACCTTTTACGATACCATTCAAACATCAATGGGCATTTTTCATTCCCCAATCTTCTTCCATGTGCAATAATCTCATCAACAATAGTCCCCTAAGTGGATTGGGAACCATATCATTTAGTCTCTCAATCAATACACATTAGCCTTTAAGAAAGTGATATCATGCCTTTTTTGGGGGGATTCATATTTCCTAATACATATTGACCAAGAATTATACTCACAATGAAAGAAGATGGAATCACTCCCTCTTTGATATTCTTGTTCAGGAACAAACAAGCATACAGGAATCCAGCTCTCCCATACAATAACTCATCAGATAGATCTTTGATTAAGTTAATCTGGTTTTCAGAAAGTAATTCAATTGTCCATTCAACTAGCAATAAGGATAAAACATATACAAAATCAGAGATACATTACCTCCTTGAATTTGGTTATGTAGTGACGAACcaattgatcatcacccatgTGCTTTGCAGCAAGAGCCCCAATGGAATAAACACCAGCCCGTCCGCATATAAATGTCACATCTCTGTAATAGgcaaaaattgaaaataatcttgatagaaaaataaataaaattggaaGACCTTGAGCTGGAAGAAGCAGAATCGCAAGCGTTGACGATCTCGGAGCAGAGATTAAGATCGTCTCTGTTCTGGTTAACTTGATaagatttgaaaagaaggaaagCGGTTCCAAGAGCACCGACGTAGAGACTGTAATCTCGTTCACGTAGCCGCCGGCTAATTCCCCAGGTCTCTAATTTGACCTAGACATAAGAACAAACACTTGGTGGGGTGGGGTGGGGTAAAGAACTAGACAATTTTGTAAAGAGATGTGAGAGGAAGGAGCTACAGCTTGTGAAAGGTCCAAGCCAGCCCTCTTTAGTCTCTGTGCAAGCTCAGGATAGGGCATGGAAAGGAGCTTCGAGAGGGAAGCTTCATCAGGAACAATTTCATCTCCTTCTTCAACAAATCGAGGCATTTCATTCGGGAAAAACCGGTCAGacatcttcttctcttcttcgcAGACTCGCAGTtccgggaaatttgacgaaatgaccttgcaaaccgggttatttgacctggtggaattttataattttttttgcgctcgtggtgttatatttttttttatacgattttgcccttgtcgcgaaacgctaagtcacttagcgtttcgcgaagtggattagaggtttgtataaatacccaaatattttcatttcactaaatttttttttctctcttcctcCAATTCTCTCCTTCACTCACGGTGGCCGGCGGCGACGGCGGCCGGCGGCGACGACATCTCCGTTTCCTCCAATATCCATACAAATCAAACCCGATCCGAGCTCTTCTaacctaactaattcatttttgtttatctattgccgatttctaaccctagatctattttgcatgcaggtttctTATACTAGGGTTTATGTGAGTTCTCCGATTCTAACTATTTGAACGGTGTCGAGGTAGATCTTCATTCTAACAGTTATGTtcttgtttacattttcttcatttcaaaaactttttcatATTTCCTTTATGTCCATCATTTTCTCCGTTTTGGTTGATTCTTATTTCTTAtatggttcatatttgttcatgtttgagcatttcgttaggttattatttgttatctgttcatatttgcagaaaatctctGTCTGATAACAGCGTATGTGTTTCCGTTTCAGATCTGCTTaacgtttcgctacggacttaccgtttcgctacggacttaccgtttcgctaagtatacctcgcgattcgctaagtatacctcgcgattcgctaagtatcaagattttttgttatttatagttaatcatgaacttcatttgacaaggtatttacatcacttcatggttatgaagagaacatgtgttaacaaaacaaaccttctaattttacattggaaacatttagattcttcagaaaatgcctttgaagaatctatcattgacctccagataagcaaagattggctgactttgatttcgttagtcgttaagctaaagaaataaatttcaaacaattttctcttatctggagttcaacgatcgcttcttcaaagactttttctgaagaatctaaatgtttccatgtaaaattatagggtttgttttgctaacacatgttcttttcaaaaccatgactttgttgttgataccttgtcaaacgagatagattgcctatgaaaccaataaaaaattttgtacttgacgattcgctaagtactacgagctccagctaggagaatggtttgaattcgatttcgttattaaaatatagtagcgaaaacgtattcaaaccatcttctcttagctggagctcgttgacctctcgattcgctaagtccctcccgattcgctaagtccctcccgattcgctaagtcccttcCGTTTccctaagtccctcccgattcgctaagtccctcccgattcgctaagtgcctcccgactcGCTACGGAAGTTGAAGAGACGCGCGTACTCACACGCGCTAgaccttatatattcaaaaaattcattacatttcatttcaaccgcccgactctctctctctaacccattttctcttcactgaatcttgtcaagcccgatcatttctgctttcttctcgttcgtcattaaggttagttcattatcattttctgcttttttgttcattggtggtttttgcatgttagtGTAATGttcagtatatatttttttgccaGTAGGGTTTCTGTTCAGTATATTTTTGTTGCCATCAGGGTTTCATCAgggtttcgctaggtaccttccgattcggtaagtaccttccgattcggtaaggacctagcgattcgctaaatacCTAGTTGTGGTCGATCATTTTCTGGTTTCTTGCTTATGGATTTTGgtctttgcatgttaagtttaagtgtttgtttcagattttttgtttagggtttttgcatgttaagtttattgtttgtttctgaTTAGTTTCGTATTGTTTCCGATTCGGTAATGCTGTCTTATGTTCAGTTAACGGTTTCGCTCGGTAcctctcgattcgctaagtgcctcccgattcgctaagtgcccggtcggatttcgtggaaaagtgccctcaccctgaagaagattgtgaataagttcgaggaaatggatcttcTGGAGAGTGTGTACAATACCCAGTTCAGATCCTTATTCACAGCCCCCCTCCTGCAGTTCTCAGGAAGTATTGTACATCAAATGTTGTTGAGGAGGttaagctcaaactccaaggagataactttcacTGTGAATGGGTAAAagcttgtatttggtatgaaggagtatgcgttGGTTACCGGCCTATGTTTCGGCGTTTATCCTGAGTTGGACCAAGAAAAATTGCGCtgttgtccacctctctcggtTAAATACTTTAAAGGGAGCATGAGTGTAAAAATGTGCGACTTCGAGAAGGCTTTTTTCaaatgcaaagacaaggaagatgcatttaagatggggctggtagtactgatttgccagtacctattcacatttgacccaaaaagagttatatttccaaaaatactcaacatggtggaagacaaggacactttcttccaatatccatgggggaaggtcacctttagagccaccctcaagggtttaaacaagaacatgaaacatctcTGTACCTCATTTTTTGACAAGAAGGAGAAGGCTGaagatccttatgctccttttgcatataacatctatgggttcgcattggcacttcaagtgtggacgtatgaggtcatcgaaaactttatccctaaattcgccagaaggaatcagattaatgaccctctacgcccaaggttgttactctatcattccaacagaAAAAACACATCGATGGAGGTAAAGACTGCCCTAGAGACCACGgatgtgactgagatggaagagtcctccatggagaagaggttatacagtggtgatgTATTTGAGCAAATTGACGAGACAgctgatgatttttttgagggatttactgatgggaaggtaataaaagatgattttgcTGAAGATGATCAAAGTGAAGATGAAGAAGTTACTCCGATTCCCCCCAAACCTGCCacgaggaagagaaaggctgatgctactcttaaagaagcagccaacttgaagaagaagcttgcttatgaatcgattCCGGCCCGCATTCTTACTCCCCCATCCGCGACCTCAAGTCCTCGGGCTGACACACCTTCTCCTCGGGCTCCAACACCTACTGTTGGATGTgattttaatgagatgaaggaggagctgaaaatagagatgaaagaggagatgaaaaagatgaaaacagagctcatcaaagagctaaaaatcacaatccaagaaactcaacaaactcacgttgagtcgttcaagaagatggtttttaatatgtccacacagttgttagaaaaatccaacaaaaggatgtccatattattaaccagattagatgatatggaggataatataaagaagaagaagagtaagaagaaggattctaagaaggcTGTGAAGGTCGAAGAGGAAAAGAATACTGAGGTATGGAGATATTTTACATTTCATTTCGCTAAGTACATATCTGATCTAACCAGTAcatattttgcaggttaaggattctaagaaggatgtcgaagttgagaagagcaaggttgaacaggaggaggagaagaaagaggtattctgcgaacttttcgtttcgcaaagtagtttccgtttcgctaagttagtatttttcgattcgcaaagtagtttccgtttcgctaagttagtatttttcgtttcgcaaagtagtttccgtttcgctaagttagtatttttcgtttcgcaaagtagtttccgtttcgctaagttagtatttttcgtttcgcaaagtagtttccgtttcgcaaATTATTTGttgtcgattcgctaagtgtgaattttgtctattttgtagGAGATGATAGCGATGCAGGAGACTGTGggggatgatgagaaggtgaATGATGGGACTGATGGGAAAGACGATGTAATGGAGGacaatgagaaggtggaggatgaaaaAAAAGAGGACgttgagaaggtggaggacgcACAGAAGGTGGAGACCATTGAGAAGGGGGATGATGATGAAAAGATGGATGAGGATAAGGTGGAGAACGATGAGAAGGTCGATgatgaagagaaggtggaggatgaaagAAAAGACAACGATGAGAAGgtagatgatgatgagaaggtggaggatgcgAAGGTGGAGGACGTAAAGATAGAGGTTGAGGCTAAATTGGAGGACGGTGAGAAGCTGGATGTTGTGGCTAGGGTGGATGATGTGGAGGTTGATCTGAAACTGAAAGATTtgaaagtgaaggtgaaggatgagaAGACTGTGGGGGATGTGAAGGCaaatgatgacaatgatgacAATGACGATTTCCAGTTATACAATACTCCTCCTAAAGGAAATTATGGGAGGAGAGTGAGGAAGCCGAAAAAAGATGACTCGTACACCAACCCTTCCTTGTCAAAAATGCCCAAGACAAAGGATCCTATGAAAGTGAAtcaccttcaaaaatttgatgatgagctacTTCATAAAGTAAAGGCGTGGTTGGATGATCGAAAAACCGATAATTCGACAACGGATTTACATACggttcaagcaaagaaggaagTGTTGGTTAGAGTTGTAACAAGGCTTACATGGATTGAAGACGAGGTAAGTCGttcaaatcaattcattaatcttcgtttcgcaaagtactcttcgtttcgcaaagtgcttttcgtttcgcaaagtactcttcgtttcgcaaagtactcttcgtttcgcaaagtactcttcgtttcgcaaagtactcttcgtttagCAAAGTACTTACTTAgtcaatgttgtttgatatGTACTCAATGTATGTTGTATGCTCCCATTGTGCAGGAAATCGATGCATTCTGCCATCTTCTGCGGAAAAGGATTTCCTGctatcccaagacatataaaaatACACATGCGGCAATTGGGGATTGCGTATTGTCGGATAGAATCAGGCGACTGCACAGGGATTTTATTAAGGATCCTGCCAAATTTCTAGTCGACGAATTCAAAGACTATTATATGGGCGCACCACATAGATATATGCCAGAGTGGTCAACAATTGACGACGTCTACATGCCAGTGAACATTAACCAGAAACACTGGATTTTATGTGTAGCACGTCTTCAAAAGTACCGCATTGACGTGTACGACTGTGACGCCTATCTTTATAAGAATCTGGATCCTTATTTGAAACCCTTCTGCGACATGATTCCATTTATATTCGCCAAAACAATCACTCCCGGTGAGAGGGTAAGGTATCCTAATTTCAACTTCGAAGGCCCCCTCCAACCAATGACATACAAACGGTTTCCACACCCCAAAGTGAAAACCGCTGCTGCTAAGGTTGGAGAAGTCCCGCGGGCAACAGAGAGCGGGGACTGTGGGGTCTTCACGCTAATGTACATGGAACACTTGACCGCTAATCAACCCGTGCATAATGTGACCTCAGAAAATATGGGATTTTTTAGGCAGAAGATGGCGGTCCGGTTATTCCATCAGATTATGGaaccttaaacattattatttgtaaattggataacttattttgatgtattgtaaaccTTGATGAATATGTTGGAAGTTGGATTatgtattgtaaattattttgtgtaaattgatgtattgtaaattcgcaaagtactcttcgtttcgcaaagtactcttcgtttcgctaagtccATCCCGTTTCGTTAAGTCCATCCCGTTTCGCCAAGTCCCTcccgtttcgcaaagtactctacgtttcgctaagtgccctCCCATCAGATTGATTATATTTTCCATCTGTTTCTTTAGCAACCTTAATTCATTtctcaattgagattggtttgGTCGGTGGATGGATATATTTGAAATCAAGATTGAACAATTTTGTAATTTGTTAAGGTTGAATTCAAAGATTTATAACGATGGGATTAAGTAGAACAAGGATTATATAATGCCAATTGACAATATTTTAAACAAGCATTAAACCTCAATTAACAACATACCAGTACCATagttcaattaacaacatatattacaacatagtatctatcaagctaaaggttcatattgttgagatgatgactcatgctgcttagatgatgagtcatgctgcttagatgatgaagctcgtgcagtagatggtgcaggcatcactgctttgcatgttgccctattatgtccaaGCCCatcacatgagctgcatcgtctcgggatcttacggacctcaccctgggatgacctacgctttgtttgtggcctgcctttcttaaccttcacattTGGTTTAAGACATGAACGTTGCTTGATATTTTcgggaacatcccaattttcttcatcaccgggaggataacatgtctcggcatatgaatttatccaacactcagttgtgtaatacctgtgtgtagggaaaatataacgaattattaattggttaaacagaatgaacacgtgagctagatattaataccttgaacagaagtcataagaaaccaaattccgactacgggcagcagccattgcatgcgtacaaggaagacccgaaacttcgaatactctacaagtgcagttcatgtctttcaaattgactttgaaatgggactgattgtcatgcacataaaactcgaatcggttaagcgattg
This is a stretch of genomic DNA from Impatiens glandulifera chromosome 4, dImpGla2.1, whole genome shotgun sequence. It encodes these proteins:
- the LOC124936849 gene encoding lanC-like protein GCL2, which produces MSDRFFPNEMPRFVEEGDEIVPDEASLSKLLSMPYPELAQRLKRAGLDLSQAVKLETWGISRRLRERDYSLYVGALGTAFLLFKSYQVNQNRDDLNLCSEIVNACDSASSSSRDVTFICGRAGVYSIGALAAKHMGDDQLVRHYITKFKEINLIKDLSDELLYGRAGFLYACLFLNKNIKEGVIPSSFIGTIVDEIIAHGRRLGNEKCPLMFEWYRKRYWGAAHGLAGIMHVLMHAKLKPDQADDVKRTLMYMIRHRFPSGNYPSSEENNNDALVHWCHGAPGVAITMVKAAEVFGDREFMEAAIDTAEVIWNRGLLNRVGICHGISGNTYVFLSLHRLTGKREYLYKAKAFASFLLERAHTLISKGKMHRGDNPYSLFEGLAGMAYLFLDMAEPNKARFPAYEL
- the LOC124934870 gene encoding uncharacterized protein LOC124934870, whose protein sequence is MQETVGDDEKVNDGTDGKDDVMEDNEKVEDEKKEDVEKVEDAQKVETIEKGDDDEKMDEDKVENDEKVDDEEKVEDERKDNDEKVDDDEKVEDAKVEDVKIEVEAKLEDGEKLDVVARVDDVEVDLKLKDLKVKVKDEKTVGDVKANDDNDDNDDFQLYNTPPKGNYGRRVRKPKKDDSYTNPSLSKMPKTKDPMKVNHLQKFDDELLHKVKAWLDDRKTDNSTTDLHTVQAKKEVLVRVVTRLTWIEDEEIDAFCHLLRKRISCYPKTYKNTHAAIGDCVLSDRIRRLHRDFIKDPAKFLVDEFKDYYMGAPHRYMPEWSTIDDVYMPVNINQKHWILCVARLQKYRIDVYDCDAYLYKNLDPYLKPFCDMIPFIFAKTITPGERVRYPNFNFEGPLQPMTYKRFPHPKVKTAAAKVGEVPRATESGDCGVFTLMYMEHLTANQPVHNVTSENMGFFRQKMAVRLFHQIMEP